The following proteins come from a genomic window of Sardina pilchardus chromosome 13, fSarPil1.1, whole genome shotgun sequence:
- the LOC134099850 gene encoding multidrug and toxin extrusion protein 1-like, producing MSVTGGSRAAGASSLDEPSAKLFCCSPLRRWIPLAIREELYCILRLTGPLIFYRVLNYLTPFIVTVFCGRLGNTVLAGYAMASVIISISTLATGGGLILACNTLVSQTFGAKNLLRVGVILQKSILILLLFCLPCWALLVNSQAILLVLGQEPEVARIAQIYSIAVLPAVPAIFLHLLLVAYLQNQGVILPQAYMSAVAAGGTLLTNYVLVSWLDLGVTGSAAANSVAQIMNCILLLSYIIWRKLHVKTWDGWTTECLQEWGSFMRLAIPSAFMFCLEWWVYEFGGFFAGMLSEDDLAAQHVVMMLGFLNYMIPLSIQAAACARVGNALGAGDTKGAIRTSRICLVLTAVFAVFQSLLLASTKSFIGFIFTSDEKIAEMVSGVLNVYCFSQFLDAIVCVCMGIFLGAGRQRIAAVANLFGYYCIGLPVGIALMFSAGLRVTGFWLGLLISVCFQSTFFLTVISKMNWKIITKEAVARAGASVYTDLVPGPEQYPLESNRETENGHGSVVLQEEQKAQGSKRRQPAALLSPSQLLLRRGLTVLALLLILGVGVTVHLLLPLPESSWSSRTNGTIDAGNWTTATPLEQSTMWM from the exons ATGTCTGTGACCGGAGGCAGCAGGGCTGCGGGGGCCTCCTCGCTGGACGAGCCCAGTGCCAAGCTGTTCTGCTGCAGCCCTTTGAGGCGCTGGATCCCTCTGGCCATCAGGGAAGAGCTCTACTGCATCCTGCGTCTGACCGGACCCCTG ATATTCTACCGTGTTCTGAATTACCTGACACCATTTATTGTGACAGTATTCTGTGGTCGTCTGGGGAACACTGTACTGGCTGGCTATGCCATGGCATCAGTG ataataagcatatcaacttTAGCAACAGGAGGGGGACTAATCCTTGCATGTAACACTTTAGTATCTCAG ACGTTTGGGGCGAAGAACCTGCTGCGTGTGGGGGTGATCCTGCAGAAGAGCATCCTGATCTTGCTGCTCTTCTGTCTGCCCTGCTGGGCACTGCTGGTCAACTCCCAGGCCATCCTGCTGGTGCTGGGACAGGAGCCTGAGGTGGCCAG GATAGCGCAGATCTACTCGATTGCAGTGTTACCTGCTGTTCCG GCAATTTTCTTACACCTCTTGTTGGTCGCTTATCTTCAAAATCAG GGTGTAATTCTGCCACAGGCCTACATGAGTGCTGTCGCTGCTGGGGGCACCTTGCTGACAAACTATGTTTTAGTGTCCTGGCTGGACCTCGGGGTCAC AGGTTCTGCTGCAGCCAACTCAGTTGCTCAGATCATGAACTGTATTCTCTTATTGTCTTACATAATCTGGAGGAAGCTGCATGTTAAAACCTGGGATG GCTGGACCACGGAATGCCTCCAGGAGTGGGGCTCTTTTATGAGGCTGGCCATCCCCAGTGCCTTCATGTTTTGCCTAGAGTGGTGGGTGTATGAATTTGGAGGATTCTTTGCAG GTATGTTGAGTGAAGATGACTTGGCAGCACAACACGTGGTCATGATGCTAGGGTTTCTAAATTATATG ATTCCTCTAAGCATCCAGGCAGCCGCTTGTGCACGTGTGGGGAATGCACTGGGTGCTGGAGATACCAAAGGGGCCATCAGAACCAGTAGAATATGTCTTGTCCTCACAG CTGTGTTTGCAGTGTTTCAGAGTCTTCTTCTAGCCTCCACAAAGTCATTCATTGGCTTTATTTTCACCTCAGATGA GAAAATTGCAGAGATGGTCTCCGGAGTTCTCAATGTTTACTGTTTCTCACAGTTCCTCGATGCTATTGTG tgtgtgtgtatgggcattTTCCTCGGTGCAGGACGACAGAGGATAGCTGCTGTGGCTAATCTCTTTGGCTACTACTGCATAGGGCTTCCTGTTGGAATTGCACTTATGTTTTCTGCAGGGCTACGAGTGACCG GCTTTTGGCTCGGCCTGTTGATCAGTGTCTGTTTTCAATCGACATTTTTCCTTACTGTTATCTCCAAAATGAACTGGAAGATTATAACCAAGGAG GCGGTCGCACGTGCAGGGGCGAGTGTCTACACAGACCTTGTGCCTGGGCCTGAACAGTATCCCCTGGAGAGTAACAGAGAG acagagaacggCCATGGGTCTGTGGtgctgcaggaggagcagaaggCTCAGGGCAGTAAGAGGCGGCAGCCTgcagctctgctctctccctctcagctccTTCTCAGGAGAGGCCTCACTGTGCtggctctcctcctcatcctcggtGTGGGTGTCAcagtccacctcctcctgcctctACCAGAGTCCTCCTGGAGCTCAAGAACCAACGGCACCATAGACGCTGGAAACTGGACCACTGCCACCCCACTGGAACAAAGTACAATGTGGATGTAG